In Arvicanthis niloticus isolate mArvNil1 chromosome 16, mArvNil1.pat.X, whole genome shotgun sequence, the sequence ACGCTGTGACAGGCTGAGTCTTTAAAAGCTGaacagaaaagcaggatttaATCCGAGGTCCATGCTCCATGGCTACTGGTTGCTTGCAaagacacccctcccccccatcttccctctccctgTGGCCAACCTTCATCTCTGCTCGTTTAGGTGGGGACACTTTGGCGTCATCAACCTTGATCTCCCCTGGAGGCATCTTGTTCAGACACTGTTCAATGATTCGCAGAGACTGGCGCATCTCCTCTACCCGACACAAGTACCTGAAATGATGAGACAGACTCAGAAcaagagaaagcagacagaggAGTAAGCAGAAGTCTGGATGAAAGCACTTCGGGAGACCTGGAACATGTTCAGTAAATGGTCCTCTGTCTCTCCTGGTACAGTCTCTCTGCTTGCCATGGCTGCCCACAGACAACCTGCAGTGCCTTGATTCTATTGTTGAGTCCTTTGCCAaatcatctctttctttctttctttttctttcagaaggTAGCCTGTACTTCCCCCTCCTTACCCTCTTACACGGAGTTTGGACTGCAGAATAAGGGAGTCaaacagaaagataaacaaagagaaaggcaGGAGATCTTACTCAGGATCAGTAAACAGGAAGAGTGCTAGGTCAGGAGGACTCTGGACTCAATCACCGATGGGTAATCCCTAACTGATGCTTCAGCTTTCTCAGCTACAAAAGCAGTGCAAACTAGTTCTAAGGATGGTAGCATATGGGGAAGAAAGAACCAGCACTCTGATTTGGTATGTGTGGTGGTGAGAAGCAAACTGGGGATTTTGAGTCCTAAAGCACACACTCTACCAAGTATAACACATCCACAGGCTCCGACAGACACTAGGAGACAGAGCAAAGAAACCAGCAAAGACCAGTCAGGCAAGAAAGAAGAACTGAGCAACGGTCTGCATCTTACCTATCGTAACAGTCCCCTCGAGAACCAACAGGAACATCAAACTCGACCTGGTCATAGACATCATAGGGTTGGGTCTTCCGCAAGTCCCACTGGATGCCTGAACCTCGGAGCATCACCCCACTAGAGGGACAATGGGCACAGGATCATCCTCCACAAGAAAGGAAAGTACACACATgcttcccacctccctccccacaTTTGGTTATGGGACAGAAAATCTAGGCATGGAGAGGAGAGTACCAAACACACCTGAAACCAAGACACTGGGAGTAACTCTCTACGGCCTCTCCTACCCAAGGAAGGAAGTTATATTCTCCTACCTGAATCCGTAGTTAAGTGCGTCTTCTGCTGATATAACCCCAATGTCGACTGTCCTGTTTCGCCAGATTCTATTGTTGGTCAGCATCTACGGATGGAGAAATCCAGTGTCTTCGTGACAACCTTCAAAAGCCTCTACGCTCATGCACCGCTAGGTACTAACATCCCACAAGCCCTTTTGGGAGACAAAGGTATTTTCTCCCTGTCGATTTCTATCTTACCTCCTCCACCTCATCAATCCGAAGAGAGAAGTTCTTGGAAAATTCATAAATGTCATCCATAAGTCCAAGAGGTAGGTCCTAGAAGCCAAACGGTGACTCCTGTTACAGAACCACGTCTCAAAAGGATATCGTTCCTAGCCCACACCGCCCTCCAGTGATCACAGAGAAACGCGCTCACCTGGTGCACCCCTCCTGGTCGGATATAAGCAGCATGCATCCGGGCTCCAGACACCCGCTCATAGAACTCAAacatcttctctctttcttcaaacATCCAAAAGAACGGAGTCATGGCACCAATGTCCAGGGCATGTGTGGTAACAGCCATGATATGGTTTAAAATCCGTGTGATCTCTCCAAAGAGCACTGCgagatggaaagacaggaagtgatggatggggctggaaagatggctcagcggagaAAGGCACTTGCTAACAAGTCTGGAGCCCACATGGTCGGAGGGAACTGACTCCccagaagctgtcctctgacctcccacaCATGCCTTGATATAGACTGTCTCACATGCATgcaaatacacaataaataagcaaatatatgctatcatgggtttttttttcttttttcatttcctttttaagaaaGAAGTAGGTAGGAGCCGTGGCCTCATCCTACGATTAGTCTGATTAGTCTGGATGGAATCTGGAATCTAAATATCAAAGTTGAGTTCAGTGCACCTGAGATCCCATGTCCAGCAGTGGAGGGCAGAAATAAGGAGCAAGCTTACCGCGGATCCACTGTGCCCGGGGAGGAGGCTGGATGTTCAGCAGCTTCTCCACAGCTATGGAATAGGCCTGCTCATTACACATCATGGACACATAGTCCAATCGGTCAAAGTATGGAAGGGCCTGGGGAAAGAGCGAATCAGGTCACATCTAACAGACCAAGAAGTCCACCGTCTGCTGCTAGTAACCTTCCTCTTGACAGGCACTGGAAGTCAGTACGCACCTTTAGAGTCTCAGGTACCCCAGACAATCAGGATGCAATCTCCCCAAAATCAGTACCATGCTGATTTAAAACTAGCATGAAATGTTTAAACACTGACTATCTAAAATGATTGGAGATTTATCATTACTTTGATTTATCATGTTTGACTCTTATCATAGCCAAATTTTAAGTTATCAAAATGTAACTAAACATACCCTTGAAACACATTGCACAAAATTATACAGTATCTTCAAGATACAGATCAACTATCTCTCTGGTTttgaggcaggcctggtctacagtgatttaactccaggatagccagagctacacagtaaaaccttgtctcaaaacaaaatgccaaaacacacacacacacacacacacacacacaccacacgggggggggggggggggggggagagaaccAGCAGCTAAATCATAACATTTCCTAAAAATTGAATACTCAGGCCCTTCCAAGCCAGTGTAAGTTGACTTCAGCACTGAACACTTTCTCAGAGTGCCGTATACTTCTTTTTCCTCCTAATCCCTTAAAACAGATtttgaaggagagaaggaacCAGCTTTATAGTAACTTTCACTCAGAATGTCAAGAAAGCTAAGTCCCAGCTGCCTACTAAGTCAGTTCCAGCTTCCAAGAAGAAGGTGGAGTTAAAATCCTCACTGGGATGGCCTGTTCTGGTCCTGGTGTCATTTGTGACGCAGGATGATGCTACAGGAGTTAACCCATAAAAGCTGGGACCTGAAGCCACAGCTGTTCAGTTCCTTGGAGGAAGTCACAGAGCTGGGTCTAAGCCCTTACTCCAGGGCCTTTCTTCAtaataggaagaagaagaaaaacaccaacaaacaagcaaacaaaaaccaccttTGGAATCTGTTCAGATCCAACTCTTTCAAATCTGACCTTCAACTATTTAGGTCACTCAGTTCTGCGACGGCAAACTCTGTCACAAACCTCCTCTGGTCACTCTGACTCACTGagtgttttgaaaacaaattcaAGAGAGTGAGAAGACACACGATTCAGCTGTTAATCCCAAAGAGCTGACGtctcattctccttcctctgcccctaGGGACACTAGCTTTGACGCACTCATAGGaggggggaaactgaggcactaaAGCAATGATAAAAAGGCTGGCCACAAATCAGGCAGAGAGAGGCTGGGAGGGGCCACAGCTGCAAGGTAAGGATTCTGGGAGAACCCACCTGGCCCCACGGTCTTCAACACTTTCTTCACGCTTCCATCCAGGACTAACCTCAAAGCACTAACCCTAACCACCCTCCTGCCCTAAAGCTTTGGGGCAGCAAAACCACCAAGCCTTAAGCTATAGCCCAGCCACTATCAGTAGGCCCCTGTTCACCTCCACACCTGCAGATAGGTCTTGTACTCAATGAGCTTCTCCGTGCCTCGGTGCAGGAGCCCGATGTGAGGGTCACATTTCCGCACCATCTCTCCACTCAATTCTAGCACGAGTCTCAGGACTCCATGGGCTGCTGGGTGCTGGGGCCCAAAGTTCAGGGTCATATTGGTCACCACTTTCTCCTTCAAAATGTCCACATCTGAGAAGTGGGAAATAAGTCAGAGCCAAATGATAATTTCCTTGGGGATCCCCACAGTACAGCTCTCCTACACAGCCTCTGGCCCACCAGTCCACACTTTGTTAATACCCTCATTCCAATAACTAGGAAGATGGCTAACAAATGGGAAAAACCAAAGGAAGTTCTGAGTGTTCCAACAAGAGGATCATGAAATTCATTTTATAGGCATTTTAtatgacagtggttctcaacctgtggactgAGAGCCGTCAAGCAATGCTTTCATAGTCACGTAGACCAggagaaaacacagagatttacattacaATGTACacaagtagcaaaattacagttatgaagtagcaacaaaagtaatcttatgctggggtcaccacaccatgaggaactgtattaaagactgcagtgttaggaaggctgagaaccagtgcCACAGAACATCTTTTACTTTGTtgtgctgaaaatcaaacctaGAGCACTGTGTGTCCTGGGCATgggctctacccctgagctattccccaccacctcctctctctcacacaggaCCTCCTGAGGTtatccaggatggccttgaactcgttCTGTAGCCTACATGAGTTACAGCTGAACCCTTGAGGAtgccctgcctcagtctcctacaGGCCTGTCTCCTACAGGCCTGTGTTACCAGGTTTGGCCACtattcttcttgtttgtttgttttgagatagggtttcactactGTAGCCCcaattggcctggaactcactatgtaaaccacaATGCTGCGTGCCTTCGCCTCCTAAGCACTGTATGCACTGCATCTagaaaggcatgtgctaccacagatggcaaacatttattaattttaatttttatgggtgtgtgtgcctgagtgtgtacatatgtgtgccacatgtgagCAGgagcctacagaggtcagaagacatcagatccccagaactgggaattgaacctaggtgaacctaggtctttttttttttttttttcttctctgtgtagccctggctgtcctggaactcactctgtagaccaggctggccttgaactcagaaatctgcctgcctctgcctcccaagtgctgggattaaaggcgtgcgccaccactgcccagctgaaccTAAGTCTTATTCAagagcttttaaccactgagccttgcCTGCTTATCTTTAGGTATCACGATACATCTAAATGTATCTGATAAATGGACAATCAGTGAGAAATACATACTTAAGCTCAGCAtggttttgagactgggtctcatgtagctcaggccaCGACAAACTCACTACCACTATAGTTGAAGGTGGTAACCCTGaaattctgatcctcttgcccccACTTTCTGAGCACTGAGAAGTCCAGTTTATGCCatgctgggtatcaaacccagggccttgtgattGCTAAACAGGCACTCTATCAACTGGGCAATATTCCCAGCCCAAAAAgcagggttgtttttgtttgttctgtttttggctgtgatgccctcttctgttctctgtagaCAGCTGTACACACACAACTGTCCTTATAAAACAGCCTGGTTTGGGCtgcagaaatggttcagtggttaagggcactgactgctcttctaaagatcctgagttcaattcccagcaacccatgATGTTCACAACCTGGTGTGcagatatctttttttaaaaaagctgcctggtggggctggagagatggctcagcagttaagagcactggctacctGCTCTTCCagtaggtcctgagttcaattcccagcaaccacaaggtggctcataaccatctgtaatgagatccgatgccctcttctggtatgtctgaagacagctacagtgtactcacataaataaaataaataaatctttaaaaaaaagagagaagaaaaagctgCCTAGTACACATCTGGACAAGCAAggtctcatatacatacataaaaactaaagtaactaaaaaaattaaaagggagggctagaaagatgcctcagcagttagagcactccTGTTTATGCAGGAGAGTCAcattcggttcccagcacctacatggtggctcacattgGAATAACTTCACGGTGCACTGTGTAATCATTGTACTTCTGCATGCAGAAGAGATTTTTGAGTATAAGCCAGCTTTGGTATTGCTGTTTTTATGAAGGGTTACCTATCGCCGTGtttctccatcaccttctgattggtttaacAGTGAGCTGAACAGCCTATAACAAAGCAGGAGAGGAAAGGTGAAAGTTCTGAGCAGAGACAGGAACTCTGGGAAGAGCCAGCGGTAGGAAATTTGCTTGCCAGATGTGGAGGAAGGAATGGGTGCCAGGGCGTAGCCAGAGGTAGCTAACAGCCCAAgtggcagaacttagattagaATAAGTGGGTTAATTAGATTATACAAGCTAACTGAGAAATCACATAGCTAAGGCCTGACctataatacataaataactgtctctgtgtctctattgGGAGGCTGGCAGGCCAAGACTATCTGGCAATGGGCCCACAGCCATTCCTAACTTTAGttacagaggatctgacaccctcttctgaactccatgggcaccaggcacacatgtggtacataatcacacatgcaggcaaaacactcagacacagacagatacatcTAAAGacaattgtttttaattaaaaaagagaaatgagccaggcggtggtggtacactcctttaatcccagcgctgggaggcagagacaggcaaatttctgagtttgaggccagcctggtctacagagtgagttccaggacagccagggttacacagagaaaccctgtctcaaaaaaaaaaaaaaaaaaaaaaaaaaaaaaaaaaaagaagaaatgatggaAAAATCTACATGGTTTGGTGACTTATTGGGCAAAGATATGGAGGACAAGAGAGGAAAAAACCAAGATGACTAAATGGTTTCCATATTGAAAGACATTCTGGGTACCACTGatcaaaaccaaacaatcaaGAAAGTAATCCCAGCATATGGGAAGCTCAGGAAGACTCTGATCCTGTCTcaccttttaaagatttattgattttatgcgtaagagaggtgtgtgtgtgcgtaagACACACGTCTGGTGCTTTTGGAGAGCAGAAAAGAGCATctgatttcctggaactggagttatacagATGgttatgggtgctggaaactgaactcaggtcctcttaaaGACCACTCgcccttaaccattgagccacaccTCTGTcacaagaccctgtttcagagtgtgaaaaacaaaagagctaagttgtagtgacaattttagaatttgggtttctttaaaaaacacagaaatattttaagaatgtgcttttgttttaatcccaggtgtgggaatGTGGGCTGCTTTGAACTGTCttttgactatgatttgcctctaGCAGAGGCGTGGTCTTCCCAGCTGCAAATAGTTTCTGGGACTGTatgatatttggaattctgaaaacttttcagagggtgtatAAACACTAGGGCCTCAAGAGGCAGAGAAGTAGTGAGGGGGGTGGTTGAAGGTTTTTAGTAgccatgctcaaagaagaaacaaaaggaaagaaattaaattcaggggtctctctctctctctctttccccacctctatctttccttctctcctatctagtgataggaggcaaaatggggggcggggggggggggaaagagtaagaaataaagaaaatccaCAAAACAGCAAAGACCTGCTATACTAATTGGTTGGGTTTTGCttcattattgtttttgttttaaagataaggCAGCTCTCTGGATCTTCTTCTATTTTCatgacttacttatttttttattttatgtgttatgaGAGCTTTGACTATATGCATGACTGTTTACCACCTATAGGAAGCTGTCTGAAAAGGCCAGAAAAGATCAGtgcatctcctggaactggagttataggtaagctacctgatatggatgctgggaattgagccctcAGCAAGAGCAGAAAGTCCTCTTAACTCAATGCCATCTCTTgtagctggaaagatggttctgtggttaagagcactgactgctcttcc encodes:
- the Ndufs2 gene encoding NADH dehydrogenase [ubiquinone] iron-sulfur protein 2, mitochondrial; translation: MAALRALRCLRGVGAQVLRPGSGIRLPSQPSRGARQWQPDIEWAEQFAGAVMYPSKETAHWKPPPWNDVDILKEKVVTNMTLNFGPQHPAAHGVLRLVLELSGEMVRKCDPHIGLLHRGTEKLIEYKTYLQALPYFDRLDYVSMMCNEQAYSIAVEKLLNIQPPPRAQWIRVLFGEITRILNHIMAVTTHALDIGAMTPFFWMFEEREKMFEFYERVSGARMHAAYIRPGGVHQDLPLGLMDDIYEFSKNFSLRIDEVEEMLTNNRIWRNRTVDIGVISAEDALNYGFSGVMLRGSGIQWDLRKTQPYDVYDQVEFDVPVGSRGDCYDRYLCRVEEMRQSLRIIEQCLNKMPPGEIKVDDAKVSPPKRAEMKTSMESLIHHFKLYTEGYQVPPGATYTAIEAPKGEFGVYLVSDGSSRPYRCKIKAPGFAHLAGLDKMSKGHMLADVVAIIGTQDIVFGEIDR